In Hyla sarda isolate aHylSar1 chromosome 9, aHylSar1.hap1, whole genome shotgun sequence, the following proteins share a genomic window:
- the LOC130291916 gene encoding protein NYNRIN-like produces MACKLAEGQTANVYTDSSYSFGAAHNFGLLWKNRGFLTAAGTPVKHGKALKDLMDALLLPTEVAVLKVKAHGKLNTKEAKGNNLADSAAKQAARNLQEVESRVEDTPTLALQTLPVERSHLKVLQEAASPEEKNIWKQKGAVLNRNGLFENDRKPCLPKSMYPAVVQWAHGAAHLSKTLMNALIQKYYTAPGITPLTDNYCKSCAICAKCNPGRMEKTPQKHLARAQYPFQRIQIDHIQMPKSGRFEYALVVVDMFSGWPEAYPTANMTAKTTAKKLLNEVVCRYGVPEVIESDQGPAFTATVTKEIWSALGVTLSFHTPYHPQSSGKVEKMNGTLKTRMLKMSQETGLPWPDSLPIALYSVRYTPRGEHSLSPYEILFGTAPRLGCYQPQQLQVQSDALTNYVTALSRELTKIHARVFSSLPDPEAVTGTHRLLPGDWVLVKRFVRKNSLEPRFDGPFQVLLITSTSVKVGGKNTWIHASHCKKVPPPDEETSPTQS; encoded by the coding sequence ATGGCATGCAAATTGGCCGAAGGCCAGACAGCGAACGTATACACGGACTCCTCCTATTCTTTTGGAGCCGCCCACAATTTTGGCCTCCTATGGAAAAATAGGGGCTTCCTgacagcagcagggaccccagTAAAACACGGCAAGGCCCTTAAAGACCTAATGGATGCCTTGCTCCTCCCAACGGAAGTAGCGGTTCTGAAAGTGAAGGCCCATGGAAAATTGAACACTAAAGAAGCAAAAGGCAACAACCTGGCAGACTCTGCAGCCAAACAAGCGGCTAGGAATTTACAGGAAGTGGAGAGCAGAGTGGAGGATACACCTACATTGGCCTTACAGACCCTACCAGTGGAAAGATCCCATTTGAAGGTATTGCAGGAGGCAGCAAGTCCTGAAGAAAAGAACATATGGAAGCAAAAAGGAGCTGTGCTGAACAGGAATGGCCTATTTGAAAATGACAGGAAACCATGCCTACCGAAGAGTATGTACCCAGCAGTGGTGCAGTGGGCACATGGAGCAGCCCACTTATCAAAGACTCTTATGAATGCTCTAATTCAAAAGTACTACACAGCACCAGGAATTACACCACTAACAGACAACTACTGCAAATCCTGTGCCATTTGTGCTAAGTGCAATCCAGGACGCATGGAGAAGACACCCCAGAAGCATTTGGCAAGAGCCCAATACCCATTTCAAAGGATACAAATTGACCACATACAGATGCCAAAGAGTGGAAGATTTGAATATGCCCTTGTGGTAGTGGACATGTTCTCAGGATGGCCAGAAGCCTACCCAACTGCCAACAtgacagccaagacaacagctaaaAAGCTTCTGAATGAAGTAGTGTGCCGATATGGAGTACCAGAAGTCATAGAAAGTGACCAAGGACCTGCCTTCACAGCTACAGTCACCAAGGAAATCTGGTCTGCCCTAGGAGTCACTTTATCCTTTCACACTCCCTACCATCCCCAGAGTAGTGGCAAAGTGGAGAAAATGAATGGTACTCTTAAGACCCGAATGCTGAAGATGTCTCAAGAGACTGGTTTACCCTGGCCTGATAGTCTACCCATTGCCCTCTATAGCGTCAGGTACACCCCTAGGGGGGAACACTCTCTATCTCCCTATGAAATTTTGTTTGGCACTGCCCCCAGACTAGGGTGTTATCAGCCTCAGCAGCTACAAGTACAATCTGATGCACTTACTAATTATGTGACCGCATTGTCTAGAGAGTTGACTAAAATACATGCTCGAGTGTTTTCTTCTCTTCCAGATCCTGAAGCAGTTACTGGGACTCACAGGCTATTACCTGGTGATTGGGTATTAGTGAAAAGATTCGTGAGAAAGAATTCTCTTGAGCCCAGATTTGATGGTCCGTTTCAGGTTCTGCTGATCACATCTACCTCAGTCAAGGTGGGAGGCAAAAATACTTGGATCCACGCCTCCCACTGCAAGAAAGTGCCGCCACCAGACGAAGAAACCAGTCCGACTCAATCATGA